The Acetomicrobium flavidum genome window below encodes:
- a CDS encoding ribbon-helix-helix domain-containing protein — translation MLRKQIYLDDDTEEILKEICISMGISQSEAIRRALQEYALKLKQKKDNKENPLLKMIGIANSIVSDASEKHDEYLYGREKC, via the coding sequence ATGCTGCGTAAACAGATTTATCTCGATGATGACACCGAGGAAATTTTAAAAGAGATCTGTATTAGCATGGGCATTTCCCAATCGGAGGCCATTAGGAGGGCCTTACAGGAGTATGCTTTAAAGTTAAAGCAAAAAAAGGATAATAAAGAGAACCCTCTGTTAAAAATGATAGGCATAGCAAACAGCATTGTGTCGGATGCTAGCGAAAAACACGACGAATACCTTTACGGCAGGGAAAAATGCTAG
- a CDS encoding M42 family metallopeptidase, which produces MKALYLKELSELDGVSGDEERVRNFIEEKIKDKVDSLKVDVLGNLIAFKKGTRSNRKFVLAAHMDEVGFMVTNIEDDGTLSFGPVGGVDPRVVVGKHVRIKGELPGVIGYKAIHLQKKDELLASPKFENLRVHIGARSKEEASRKVELGDYISFATDFRQENSRATGKAFDDRAGCAVLMEVIEQEQRYEDDLYFAFLVQEEPGLRGSAVLFEQVCPDLALVIEGTTAGDDPGLPEHQWATRLGDGPAITFMHRGYVVNKKIYESILQVAQKYDIKHQPKRRTAGGTDAARLAKTGGGVPAGVISVPARYIHSPLSMIDLGDFENTVKLVSKILEEGEGFAR; this is translated from the coding sequence GTGAAGGCGTTGTACTTAAAGGAGTTATCCGAACTTGACGGCGTCTCTGGAGACGAAGAACGCGTCAGAAATTTTATAGAAGAAAAGATCAAAGACAAGGTGGACAGCTTAAAGGTCGACGTGCTAGGCAATCTGATCGCCTTCAAGAAGGGGACCAGGTCGAACAGAAAGTTCGTCCTGGCTGCCCACATGGACGAGGTTGGCTTCATGGTGACAAACATAGAGGATGACGGAACTTTGTCATTTGGCCCCGTAGGGGGCGTCGATCCCCGGGTCGTCGTTGGAAAGCACGTCAGGATCAAGGGAGAGCTACCGGGCGTCATCGGTTACAAGGCCATACACCTTCAAAAGAAAGACGAGCTGCTGGCCTCGCCCAAATTCGAAAACCTTCGCGTACATATAGGTGCAAGGTCAAAGGAAGAAGCCTCACGTAAAGTGGAATTAGGAGACTACATCTCATTTGCGACGGATTTCAGGCAGGAAAACTCCAGGGCAACGGGCAAGGCCTTCGACGACAGGGCAGGTTGCGCCGTCTTGATGGAGGTAATAGAACAGGAACAACGTTACGAGGACGACCTGTACTTTGCCTTCCTGGTCCAGGAAGAGCCAGGCCTGCGGGGAAGCGCGGTGCTTTTTGAACAAGTTTGCCCAGATCTTGCCTTGGTCATCGAGGGGACCACGGCAGGAGACGATCCAGGGCTTCCGGAACATCAGTGGGCAACTCGCCTAGGAGACGGCCCGGCCATCACCTTCATGCACAGGGGCTACGTGGTAAATAAAAAGATCTATGAATCCATACTGCAGGTCGCCCAAAAATACGACATCAAACACCAGCCGAAAAGGAGGACCGCGGGCGGAACGGATGCCGCGCGCCTCGCCAAGACCGGCGGGGGAGTGCCGGCCGGGGTAATCTCCGTTCCTGCTCGATATATCCATAGCCCTTTGTCCATGATTGACCTGGGAGATTTTGAAAACACGGTCAAACTGGTCAGCAAAATCTTAGAAGAAGGAGAGGGTTTTGCAAGATGA
- a CDS encoding radical SAM protein yields the protein MKEYETTGDNKNNFYAFYPKPLFPSLSITGNACAMHCKHCDRHYLEHMIPCSDSATLYRKCLEFDKKGYKGVLVSGGYNENGWVPLEGFVDTLARIKGDTKLAINVHCGLVPEGLARSLGNAGVDVVSFDLIGDDETIREVTGLDKSVEDYVSTLDHLLENVSCVVPHITIGLHGGRLKGEKRAVEIACSRKVSTLVFLVLIPTGGTAFEAVNPPSADEVEDVISYARSKMEEANIFLGCMRPRQTEYELRALKARVNGIVVPKKETLEAARNMGLKLQKIELCCAVPMEIGG from the coding sequence ATGAAAGAATACGAAACGACAGGCGACAACAAAAATAATTTTTACGCCTTCTACCCAAAACCCTTATTTCCCTCCCTTTCGATAACGGGAAATGCTTGCGCCATGCACTGCAAACACTGCGATCGCCACTACCTCGAACATATGATCCCCTGTAGCGATTCCGCAACCCTTTACCGAAAGTGCCTCGAATTCGACAAAAAAGGATACAAGGGAGTGCTTGTAAGCGGCGGTTACAACGAAAACGGGTGGGTGCCTTTGGAGGGCTTCGTCGACACATTGGCACGCATCAAGGGCGATACAAAGCTGGCGATAAACGTCCACTGCGGGCTCGTCCCCGAAGGTCTTGCCCGAAGCCTTGGCAACGCTGGCGTCGACGTCGTTTCCTTTGACCTGATAGGCGACGACGAAACGATAAGGGAAGTCACAGGTCTTGACAAATCTGTCGAGGACTACGTCAGCACCCTGGATCATTTGCTTGAAAATGTCTCCTGCGTGGTGCCCCATATAACGATTGGCCTCCACGGGGGGCGCCTCAAAGGCGAAAAAAGGGCCGTTGAAATAGCGTGCTCAAGGAAAGTGAGCACCCTTGTCTTTTTGGTGTTGATACCCACAGGAGGCACGGCCTTCGAGGCAGTAAACCCTCCGTCGGCCGATGAGGTCGAGGACGTAATATCCTACGCCCGCAGCAAAATGGAAGAGGCAAACATTTTCCTTGGCTGCATGAGGCCCCGACAAACAGAATACGAGCTTCGGGCGCTCAAGGCGCGCGTAAACGGGATCGTGGTGCCGAAAAAAGAAACCTTGGAAGCGGCTAGAAATATGGGTTTAAAACTTCAAAAAATAGAGCTCTGCTGTGCCGTCCCAATGGAGATAGGAGGGTAA
- a CDS encoding cupin domain-containing protein, protein MKKNANLYDLSSASLSEEVTETLYVDEWVRIERIISTGQASPEGFWYDQKENEWVCVLEGQGAIQWEDGSTKVLDRGEWVLIPAHVRHRVLSTSATPPCIWLAFFWRR, encoded by the coding sequence ATGAAAAAGAATGCGAATCTTTATGATCTATCATCGGCGTCGCTTAGCGAGGAAGTCACCGAAACCCTTTACGTCGACGAATGGGTGCGGATAGAGCGCATCATTTCGACAGGCCAGGCATCTCCCGAGGGGTTTTGGTACGACCAAAAAGAGAATGAGTGGGTGTGCGTCCTCGAAGGACAGGGAGCTATCCAGTGGGAGGATGGCAGCACAAAAGTGCTCGATAGGGGAGAATGGGTCTTAATCCCCGCTCACGTCAGACACCGCGTCCTTTCGACAAGCGCCACCCCTCCATGTATATGGCTTGCCTTTTTCTGGAGACGCTAA
- the uxuA gene encoding mannonate dehydratase produces MSFRWFGKGYDHITLEQIRQIPGMEVVVTSLLDIPVGEVWPLERLKALREEVESYGLKLEVIESVNVHEDIKLGLETRDSYIEKYIKTMKNLSQIGVKVICYNFMPAFDWLRTELEYQLEDGSRTMAYRHDFVSKIDPENFAEQFMEQSKDSELPGWEPERLKEISKTIERYKDMSEDKYWKNIKYFLDSIIPSAEECDIKMAIHPDDPPWPVFGLPRVITGRENIRKFLDLNKSKYNGITVCTGSLGANRQNDIPAIIREFGKEGRIHFAHIRNLKFTSDRDFYESAHLSKCGSLDMFEIVKAFYDVGFDGYMRPDHGRMIWGETGRPGYGLYDRALGAVYLQGLWEAIEKMANKYRTPAF; encoded by the coding sequence ATGAGCTTTCGTTGGTTTGGAAAGGGATATGACCATATAACGCTTGAGCAGATCAGGCAGATTCCCGGGATGGAGGTAGTTGTAACCAGCTTGCTTGACATACCGGTTGGCGAGGTGTGGCCATTAGAACGCCTCAAGGCCCTAAGGGAAGAGGTCGAAAGCTACGGCCTAAAGCTTGAAGTGATAGAAAGCGTAAACGTACATGAGGATATTAAGTTAGGGCTCGAAACACGGGACAGTTACATAGAAAAATACATAAAGACCATGAAAAACCTCTCCCAAATAGGCGTGAAGGTGATCTGCTACAACTTCATGCCCGCTTTCGACTGGCTTAGGACGGAGTTGGAATACCAATTAGAAGATGGCTCCAGGACCATGGCATATAGGCACGATTTCGTCTCCAAGATAGATCCTGAAAACTTCGCCGAACAGTTTATGGAACAGTCGAAGGATTCAGAGCTACCCGGTTGGGAGCCCGAAAGGCTTAAGGAAATCTCCAAGACCATAGAAAGATATAAGGATATGTCGGAGGACAAGTACTGGAAAAACATCAAATATTTCCTCGATAGCATAATACCTTCCGCAGAGGAGTGCGACATAAAGATGGCTATACACCCCGACGATCCTCCGTGGCCGGTGTTTGGCTTACCAAGGGTCATAACGGGAAGGGAGAACATACGCAAATTTCTGGACCTGAACAAAAGCAAGTATAACGGCATAACCGTTTGCACCGGTTCTCTGGGCGCTAACAGGCAAAACGACATCCCTGCCATCATTAGGGAGTTTGGCAAGGAAGGCAGGATCCATTTTGCGCACATCAGAAACCTTAAGTTCACCTCCGACAGGGATTTCTACGAAAGCGCACACCTCTCCAAATGCGGATCCCTTGACATGTTTGAGATCGTAAAGGCCTTTTACGATGTGGGGTTTGACGGATACATGAGGCCGGATCACGGCAGGATGATTTGGGGAGAAACAGGCCGCCCCGGTTATGGGTTATACGATAGGGCATTAGGTGCAGTTTACCTGCAGGGCCTGTGGGAAGCAATAGAAAAGATGGCAAATAAATATAGAACCCCAGCTTTTTAG
- a CDS encoding flavodoxin family protein: MKILCISGSPRGKQSNTFKLTEEALIEIKSQYAGAAIECVHLSDKDVKYCIGCGLCHKDLLKCPLRDDVRDILQKMLEADVIMFASPVYINHISAQLKALLDRSSPFIHCQMLLGKYGAAFATSGGGPHVMVLDYLEDYMISCGIQYVGGVSGPMSEFDALKERARSLGAQIVEAVREGKKFPDQLAIMEVRRRFFKDAISSRKEQWAGEYGYWREKGWL; the protein is encoded by the coding sequence ATGAAGATACTTTGCATATCGGGAAGCCCGAGGGGAAAGCAAAGCAATACCTTTAAACTTACGGAAGAGGCTTTGATCGAAATTAAATCGCAATATGCGGGCGCTGCAATTGAATGTGTGCATCTTAGCGATAAAGACGTCAAATATTGTATTGGCTGTGGCTTGTGCCACAAAGATCTTCTTAAATGTCCTCTCAGGGACGACGTAAGAGATATCCTCCAAAAGATGCTGGAGGCGGACGTCATAATGTTCGCTTCGCCCGTTTATATAAACCATATCTCGGCTCAGCTTAAAGCGCTTTTGGATCGTTCAAGCCCCTTTATTCACTGCCAAATGCTTTTGGGCAAATACGGCGCCGCCTTTGCCACATCGGGAGGCGGGCCTCACGTGATGGTTTTGGATTACCTCGAAGATTACATGATAAGCTGTGGCATCCAGTATGTGGGTGGAGTCTCTGGACCGATGTCAGAATTTGATGCCCTAAAGGAAAGGGCCAGATCGCTCGGTGCTCAAATTGTCGAAGCTGTCAGGGAGGGCAAAAAATTTCCGGATCAGTTGGCAATCATGGAAGTCAGGCGAAGGTTCTTTAAAGATGCAATCTCTTCAAGAAAAGAGCAGTGGGCAGGCGAGTATGGATATTGGAGGGAGAAAGGATGGCTTTAA
- a CDS encoding M23 family metallopeptidase, whose protein sequence is MTVEIASFCGIKIYAQLSNRVTFFNSPYPAHFEHKAVDIYPFSHDAPSPVEGKVMYIYEFTAPRTKQFQMPTKEYLIAIETPVASEYLVRILHVKPIVKVGDSVKVGQILGEMVKNGHFDSWTDLHMHVEIRPRDNLIRARGGMPIYASLKWEKFYGMLPASSFQGKVIVQRPNYTLLKGPIARMGLFSGLPVTVGKGIGILDGGLPHYGFGGVLARGKVEIGDPVYIDGVKIGHVTNIYSDGFARFEVEPFSVKLDNFIMKGISCYMGLSGDFMWKLIPQDGKKMSLKDKASVIICPQGQAHS, encoded by the coding sequence TTGACTGTTGAGATCGCGAGTTTCTGCGGGATAAAGATATACGCGCAACTGTCAAACAGGGTGACCTTTTTCAACAGCCCCTACCCTGCGCACTTCGAGCATAAAGCTGTCGACATCTACCCTTTCTCTCATGACGCCCCCTCTCCCGTAGAGGGAAAGGTTATGTATATTTATGAATTTACGGCTCCAAGGACGAAGCAATTTCAAATGCCCACGAAGGAATACCTGATCGCCATCGAAACGCCGGTGGCGTCTGAGTACCTCGTTCGCATCCTACATGTAAAACCAATCGTCAAGGTGGGCGACAGCGTAAAGGTCGGCCAGATCCTGGGGGAAATGGTAAAAAACGGGCACTTCGACTCCTGGACCGATCTTCATATGCACGTCGAAATTAGGCCGCGCGACAATCTGATCAGGGCAAGGGGAGGCATGCCGATTTACGCTTCCTTGAAATGGGAAAAGTTTTACGGCATGCTTCCTGCTTCAAGCTTTCAGGGCAAAGTCATCGTCCAAAGGCCGAATTACACGCTCCTTAAAGGCCCCATTGCCCGGATGGGCTTATTTTCCGGCCTGCCCGTTACAGTTGGCAAAGGCATTGGGATTTTAGACGGGGGTCTGCCGCATTACGGCTTTGGAGGCGTGCTGGCACGCGGAAAGGTAGAGATCGGCGATCCCGTATACATTGACGGTGTAAAGATAGGGCACGTAACAAATATTTACTCCGACGGTTTTGCCAGGTTTGAGGTAGAACCTTTTTCAGTAAAGCTTGACAACTTCATCATGAAGGGCATTTCGTGCTATATGGGCTTGTCCGGTGATTTTATGTGGAAGTTGATCCCTCAAGACGGAAAAAAGATGAGTTTGAAGGATAAAGCCTCAGTCATCATCTGCCCGCAAGGCCAAGCTCATTCTTGA
- a CDS encoding lipoate--protein ligase family protein: MEGWRVIPLRIDDPFYSMAIDEAILKLNSEGRSLNTLRFWRWQPSTVSLGYFQSLEREVDMQSAAKYGIAIVRRLSGGGAVFHDHDGELTYSVVCRQEDLPRDIMESFRVICGGLIKGFDRLGLEARFAPLNDVEVGGKKISGSAQTRKWGSVLQHGTILVDPDIRLMFELLKVSPEKISDKFIASVYERVTSLARELKKRPSFEEVRDAMCAGFADSLGASFEEGDLMPEEINLAEELKAKYASKEWLMKR, from the coding sequence ATGGAGGGCTGGAGGGTAATTCCTTTAAGGATAGACGATCCCTTCTATAGCATGGCCATTGACGAGGCCATTTTAAAACTTAACTCAGAGGGCAGGTCTTTAAATACATTGCGATTTTGGAGGTGGCAGCCCTCGACCGTTTCGCTCGGGTATTTTCAAAGCCTGGAGCGCGAGGTCGACATGCAGTCCGCAGCCAAATACGGCATAGCCATCGTTAGGCGCTTAAGCGGCGGGGGTGCCGTGTTTCACGATCACGACGGCGAGCTTACCTACAGCGTCGTCTGCAGGCAGGAGGATTTACCCCGCGACATCATGGAGTCCTTCAGGGTGATCTGCGGTGGGCTGATTAAGGGGTTTGATCGCTTGGGCCTTGAAGCTCGCTTTGCCCCGTTAAACGATGTCGAGGTGGGCGGCAAAAAGATCTCAGGCAGCGCACAGACAAGAAAGTGGGGAAGCGTCCTGCAGCACGGCACGATACTTGTTGACCCTGACATCCGATTGATGTTCGAGCTGTTAAAGGTAAGCCCTGAGAAGATCTCGGACAAGTTCATCGCATCCGTTTATGAGCGGGTAACGTCTCTTGCGCGAGAGCTAAAAAAGCGCCCAAGCTTTGAGGAGGTAAGAGATGCGATGTGTGCGGGTTTTGCCGATTCCTTGGGCGCATCTTTCGAGGAAGGCGACTTGATGCCCGAGGAAATAAACTTGGCAGAAGAGCTAAAGGCAAAATACGCCTCAAAAGAATGGCTCATGAAGCGGTAA
- a CDS encoding lipoate protein ligase C-terminal domain-containing protein produces MYYGEFKAPKGIIKVSLELDGTVISDINISGDFFMYPEEALDDLERLLVGAKAERAELSKLIEQFYEQRQIQAPMLTPDCFVEAIIRAVRR; encoded by the coding sequence ATGTATTACGGCGAGTTTAAGGCGCCAAAGGGAATTATAAAGGTTTCGCTTGAGCTTGACGGGACCGTCATATCGGATATCAACATAAGCGGGGATTTCTTCATGTATCCCGAAGAGGCGCTCGACGACCTTGAGAGACTGTTGGTCGGCGCCAAGGCAGAAAGGGCAGAGTTATCCAAGCTGATTGAGCAGTTTTACGAGCAAAGGCAGATCCAAGCGCCAATGCTTACGCCCGACTGCTTTGTTGAGGCCATAATAAGGGCCGTTAGGAGGTAA
- a CDS encoding M42 family metallopeptidase — protein sequence MIDLIKELTESYGPSGREEEVQKVVLKYLEGHIDGHKFDPVGNLLVWKRGRDDKEVLLDAHIDEIGLVVTNIDDKGFLRVEPVGGVSPYTYVGHRVRFPKAIGVVYYEGETPEEQKKNLSNLTFDNLFVDIGAGDRSEAESLVSIGTFGVYDSYFYKNGNYLTSKSMDDRIGCAVLVEVFRNLKDPRHTVIGSFSVQEEIGLVGAFVSAYSFSPQICVAVDVTDSADHPKGLKRHAMALGKGPAIKIKDKMSISHRKVVELLEQAAQKANVPYQKEVLTFGGTNAAALQRTKEGIPSATLSIPTRYVHSPSETVNLNDVEGAVKLLVSFVDLEIEL from the coding sequence ATGATAGATTTAATCAAGGAACTGACAGAAAGTTACGGCCCCAGCGGCAGAGAAGAAGAGGTCCAAAAAGTCGTCCTTAAATACCTCGAAGGCCACATAGACGGACACAAGTTCGACCCCGTGGGCAATTTACTCGTCTGGAAAAGGGGAAGAGATGACAAAGAGGTGCTTTTAGACGCCCATATAGACGAAATCGGGCTTGTGGTAACGAATATAGACGATAAGGGGTTCCTCAGGGTAGAACCGGTGGGCGGAGTTTCTCCCTATACCTACGTGGGCCACAGGGTCAGATTCCCCAAGGCCATAGGCGTAGTTTATTACGAAGGCGAGACGCCCGAGGAACAAAAGAAAAATTTATCCAACCTCACCTTCGACAACCTCTTCGTGGACATCGGCGCCGGCGACCGCAGTGAGGCCGAAAGCTTGGTCTCCATAGGCACCTTTGGCGTCTACGATTCCTATTTTTACAAAAACGGCAATTACCTCACATCGAAATCCATGGACGACAGGATCGGCTGTGCCGTTTTAGTTGAAGTATTCAGGAATTTAAAGGATCCGCGCCATACGGTCATAGGATCTTTTTCCGTCCAGGAAGAAATTGGGCTTGTCGGAGCCTTTGTATCGGCATACAGCTTTTCTCCTCAAATTTGCGTAGCCGTTGACGTCACCGATTCGGCCGATCATCCGAAGGGGCTTAAAAGGCATGCCATGGCGTTGGGCAAAGGCCCTGCAATAAAGATCAAGGACAAGATGTCCATAAGTCACAGGAAGGTCGTCGAACTGCTGGAGCAGGCAGCACAAAAGGCGAATGTGCCTTACCAAAAGGAAGTCTTGACCTTCGGCGGCACTAACGCTGCCGCACTTCAAAGGACGAAGGAAGGCATCCCTTCCGCAACGCTTTCAATACCCACCAGATACGTCCATTCGCCAAGCGAGACGGTGAACCTAAACGACGTAGAAGGAGCGGTAAAATTGCTGGTGAGCTTCGTCGATTTGGAGATAGAGCTTTAA
- a CDS encoding M20/M25/M40 family metallo-hydrolase, with protein MSLDTVSLLKCLSSADSPSGYEDEALKAIEENIKPYVDSIRKHKMNALIAVKNGQNGKKLGIFAHADEIGFVVAKLEERGFLRVEPIGGIDPKVVISQRIKIFTKQGVATGVVGFLPPHLQKDDQKDKVPDYNDIYVDVSCSPLSEAVSVGDICVIEGRCTSLGDRFAGKALDNRASCAALIMAASKLEIIKNRADVYFIFSSQEEIAGPGAVSVAYELGLDEAIVVDVTHGNEHVPQMPPIKISEGPVLAVGPVINREFYKALCDVAKRHGVRTQIEPTPGRSHTDTDEVQLTRSGIKTALVSIPLMYMHTPVELVDPRDVEETARLLALASTVNL; from the coding sequence ATGTCATTGGATACGGTTTCTTTGCTTAAATGTCTTTCAAGCGCGGACAGTCCCTCAGGTTATGAGGACGAAGCCCTAAAGGCCATCGAAGAAAACATCAAACCCTACGTCGATTCCATAAGAAAGCACAAGATGAACGCACTTATAGCCGTAAAAAATGGGCAAAACGGCAAAAAGCTTGGGATATTTGCTCATGCTGACGAGATAGGGTTCGTCGTCGCAAAGCTTGAAGAAAGAGGTTTTTTGAGGGTCGAGCCCATCGGCGGCATAGATCCGAAGGTGGTCATCTCCCAAAGGATAAAGATATTCACCAAACAAGGTGTCGCCACAGGAGTTGTAGGCTTTCTTCCTCCTCACCTCCAAAAAGATGATCAAAAAGATAAGGTCCCCGATTACAACGACATTTACGTCGACGTATCCTGTAGTCCCTTGAGCGAAGCCGTAAGCGTAGGAGACATTTGCGTCATCGAAGGAAGATGTACCTCGTTAGGCGACAGGTTCGCAGGTAAGGCCTTAGACAACAGGGCAAGCTGTGCTGCCCTCATCATGGCTGCCAGCAAGCTTGAGATTATAAAAAACAGGGCTGACGTTTATTTCATCTTTTCAAGCCAGGAGGAGATCGCAGGCCCGGGAGCAGTCTCCGTCGCGTACGAGCTTGGGTTGGACGAGGCCATAGTGGTAGACGTCACCCATGGCAATGAACACGTGCCGCAGATGCCCCCGATTAAGATCTCGGAAGGCCCCGTATTGGCAGTCGGGCCCGTAATAAACAGGGAGTTTTACAAGGCCTTATGTGACGTGGCAAAACGTCACGGCGTAAGGACGCAGATCGAGCCGACGCCCGGGAGGTCTCATACCGACACGGACGAGGTACAGCTTACGAGGTCGGGTATAAAGACGGCGCTGGTCTCCATACCGCTCATGTACATGCACACGCCCGTAGAATTGGTAGATCCCCGCGACGTGGAAGAGACCGCACGCCTGCTGGCATTGGCAAGCACCGTGAACCTGTGA
- a CDS encoding type II toxin-antitoxin system VapC family toxin produces MLVFVDTSAWIAVCIANDIHHNPAREKLDRLVKEKDVLVTSNYVLDETYTRLRYDAGLEAAITFHNLVMESALNGDLLLERINEKIEEIAWNIFVSYQDQDFSYTDCTSFALCREIGIKRAFAFDKHFSVMGFILI; encoded by the coding sequence ATGCTAGTATTTGTAGACACAAGTGCGTGGATTGCTGTTTGTATCGCTAACGACATCCATCACAACCCGGCTAGAGAAAAACTGGATAGACTTGTAAAAGAAAAGGATGTATTGGTCACCTCAAATTATGTGCTCGATGAAACGTATACGAGACTTCGTTATGATGCGGGTTTGGAGGCAGCAATTACATTTCACAACCTTGTCATGGAATCTGCATTGAATGGAGATCTGTTGCTGGAACGCATTAATGAAAAGATTGAAGAGATAGCCTGGAACATTTTTGTATCCTATCAAGATCAAGATTTCTCCTATACTGACTGTACAAGCTTTGCCCTTTGTAGGGAGATAGGCATCAAAAGGGCATTCGCTTTTGATAAACATTTTTCTGTTATGGGTTTTATCTTGATTTAA
- a CDS encoding radical SAM protein → MVKYVRVALGTAAVLGFCKVKIEVAPTTAHLLVYSESKCLANCMFCPQARESLADGEMLSRVEWPRFSLDDVIEALQKSTHAFKRVCLQSVNYPGVADDLVEIVSSIKKACDLPLSVACHPISPKDIKRLTDAGAERIGIALDAATPELFEKIKGKGAKSPYRWEAHLKALEEAKKLIGRATTHLVVGLGESEEEMIRTIQMLYDRGITVGLFAFTPVKGTPLEKWARPKVSSYRKIQMARHLIASGIARADGMKFQGGRLDDFGVDGATLELDADSGIPFMTSGCPNCNRPFYNESPLGPMYNFPRKPTKEEIESIKNELGLAGR, encoded by the coding sequence TTGGTCAAATATGTAAGGGTTGCGCTGGGCACCGCTGCTGTTTTAGGCTTTTGCAAGGTTAAAATTGAAGTTGCCCCCACCACGGCCCATCTGCTGGTTTACAGCGAAAGCAAGTGCCTTGCCAACTGCATGTTTTGCCCTCAGGCAAGAGAAAGCCTCGCCGACGGCGAGATGCTTTCCAGAGTGGAGTGGCCAAGGTTTTCGCTGGACGACGTCATCGAAGCGCTGCAGAAATCAACCCATGCTTTCAAAAGGGTATGCCTTCAGTCCGTAAATTACCCCGGCGTCGCAGATGACCTCGTCGAAATAGTTTCGTCGATAAAGAAAGCCTGCGATCTTCCCCTTTCCGTCGCCTGCCATCCGATCTCGCCAAAGGACATAAAAAGGCTGACAGATGCAGGAGCAGAGCGCATAGGGATCGCTCTGGACGCCGCTACTCCCGAACTTTTCGAGAAAATAAAGGGCAAAGGAGCAAAATCTCCCTATCGCTGGGAGGCCCACTTAAAGGCCCTTGAGGAGGCAAAAAAGCTCATCGGCAGGGCGACGACCCACCTCGTCGTCGGCTTGGGAGAAAGCGAAGAGGAGATGATAAGGACAATCCAGATGCTCTACGACCGCGGTATAACGGTAGGGCTTTTTGCCTTTACTCCCGTCAAGGGAACCCCACTTGAAAAATGGGCGAGGCCTAAAGTTTCAAGCTACAGGAAAATCCAGATGGCACGCCACCTCATAGCAAGCGGCATCGCCAGAGCAGATGGCATGAAATTTCAAGGCGGACGCTTAGATGATTTTGGAGTTGACGGCGCTACGCTTGAGCTTGACGCGGACAGCGGCATTCCCTTCATGACGTCGGGATGTCCTAATTGCAACAGGCCCTTCTACAACGAATCGCCCTTGGGCCCGATGTATAACTTTCCTCGAAAGCCCACAAAAGAGGAGATAGAATCCATCAAGAATGAGCTTGGCCTTGCGGGCAGATGA
- a CDS encoding dienelactone hydrolase family protein gives MREEIFEYRCGDVVCEGYIVYDDKTENKRPGVLVVHEWTGLGDYEKRRSRQLAELGYVALAADIYGKGVRAKTTAEAADLAAKYRSDRAMLRSRASAALEALKDLPFVDSSRIAAIGYCFGGGTVLELARSGAELNGVVSFHGNLDTQNPYEAKNIKCKILVCHGANDPFIPREHVLAFQDEMRNAGVDWQMIFYGGAVHSFTNPASGNDPSKGAAYNELADRRSWEAMRAFFAEILT, from the coding sequence ATGAGAGAGGAAATTTTTGAATATAGATGCGGGGATGTGGTTTGTGAGGGATACATAGTCTACGACGATAAGACGGAAAACAAGCGCCCCGGAGTGTTGGTGGTACACGAATGGACGGGACTGGGAGACTACGAGAAAAGACGGTCCAGACAATTGGCTGAGCTTGGTTACGTCGCTTTGGCCGCCGATATCTACGGCAAAGGAGTAAGGGCAAAAACTACAGCAGAGGCAGCAGATCTTGCCGCCAAGTATCGCTCGGATAGGGCCATGCTTCGGTCCCGTGCAAGTGCAGCGCTTGAGGCTCTAAAAGATCTCCCGTTTGTGGACTCGTCAAGGATAGCTGCCATCGGTTACTGCTTTGGCGGTGGAACGGTGCTTGAGCTTGCAAGAAGTGGAGCCGAATTAAATGGCGTTGTGAGCTTTCACGGTAATCTAGACACACAAAACCCCTACGAAGCTAAAAACATAAAGTGCAAGATTCTGGTATGTCACGGAGCAAACGATCCATTTATACCCAGGGAACATGTCCTTGCTTTCCAGGATGAGATGCGAAACGCAGGCGTTGACTGGCAAATGATATTTTATGGCGGTGCTGTGCACAGCTTTACCAACCCTGCCTCCGGAAACGATCCTTCCAAGGGCGCCGCTTACAATGAGCTGGCGGACCGCAGGTCCTGGGAAGCAATGAGGGCTTTCTTTGCTGAAATATTAACATGA